From Pseudodesulfovibrio senegalensis, one genomic window encodes:
- a CDS encoding MFS transporter → MFAGSNRREMYIFLLVLTISSTVAFQGWRTLLNNFAVEVGGLSGFDMGIVQSVREVPGFLCLLAVYLLLFIREHRLAAVSVMVLGAGVCATGLFPSVYGVAFTTMIMSFGFHYYETMNQSLTLQYFDHAQAPLVLGRMRSVMGATNVGVGAVLFLTARYLGYSQMFAAVGAVAVCGGLWAFFRDPSKTDIAPQNKKMVLYRKYWLYYALTFLAGARRQVFVAFAVFLLVQRFGYSVESVTLLFVLNNVINYFVNPVIARALNRFGERRMLSLEYASLTLIFITYAYTQSALVVGLLYVADNVFFNFGMGIRTYFQKIADPGDIASGMAVGFTINHIAAVVVPFVGGVAWLANYRVVFLGAAALSIVSLLLSQLVRTAPSKAVVRD, encoded by the coding sequence ATGTTTGCCGGAAGCAACAGGCGCGAGATGTACATATTCCTGCTGGTGCTGACCATATCCAGCACTGTGGCCTTTCAGGGCTGGCGCACGCTTTTGAACAATTTTGCCGTGGAAGTGGGCGGGCTTTCCGGGTTCGACATGGGCATCGTGCAGTCCGTGCGCGAAGTGCCGGGGTTCCTGTGCCTGCTGGCCGTGTATCTGCTCCTGTTCATCCGCGAACACAGGCTGGCTGCGGTTTCGGTCATGGTGCTCGGGGCCGGGGTCTGCGCCACGGGATTGTTCCCCTCGGTATACGGCGTGGCCTTCACCACCATGATCATGAGTTTCGGCTTCCATTATTACGAAACCATGAACCAGTCCCTGACATTGCAGTATTTCGACCACGCGCAGGCGCCGCTGGTGCTGGGGCGCATGCGCAGCGTCATGGGCGCCACCAACGTGGGTGTGGGCGCGGTCCTGTTTCTGACCGCCCGGTATCTGGGCTACAGCCAGATGTTCGCGGCCGTGGGCGCGGTGGCCGTGTGCGGCGGCCTGTGGGCGTTTTTTCGCGATCCCTCCAAAACCGACATCGCGCCCCAGAACAAGAAGATGGTCCTTTATCGCAAGTATTGGCTCTACTATGCGCTGACCTTCCTGGCGGGTGCGCGGCGGCAGGTGTTCGTGGCCTTTGCCGTGTTTCTGCTGGTGCAGCGCTTCGGCTATTCCGTGGAGTCCGTGACCCTGCTGTTCGTGCTCAACAACGTGATCAATTATTTCGTGAATCCGGTCATCGCCCGCGCCCTGAACCGCTTTGGCGAGCGGCGCATGCTCAGTCTGGAGTACGCCAGCCTGACCCTCATCTTCATCACCTATGCCTACACGCAGAGCGCGCTGGTGGTCGGATTGCTGTACGTGGCGGACAACGTGTTCTTCAATTTCGGCATGGGCATTCGCACCTATTTTCAGAAGATCGCCGATCCCGGGGACATTGCCTCGGGCATGGCCGTGGGCTTCACCATCAACCACATTGCGGCCGTGGTGGTGCCCTTTGTTGGCGGCGTGGCCTGGCTTGCCAACTACCGTGTGGTTTTTCTGGGAGCCGCGGCCCTGAGCATTGTCTCGCTGCTGCTTTCCCAGCTGGTGCGAACTGCACCGTCCAAAGCTGTCGTACGGGATTGA
- a CDS encoding chemotaxis protein CheD has product MTASNMMKEYPRIFLQTGDCFLAVQPTLVTTVLGSCVAITMTSRERGVGAICHAFLPDSKESKKDQRDPQPCRFVNTAIENMLQGMTKLGVSIPDLQVKLFGGASGIAAQRVEGSTYNVGRRNVEAARRILGNWGLSISTEDVAGSQGRKLHFLSNTGEIWMKRLTGQAMRGLVSNSNGSEISKARKLA; this is encoded by the coding sequence GTGACGGCAAGCAACATGATGAAGGAGTATCCGAGAATATTTCTTCAGACGGGCGACTGTTTCCTGGCCGTGCAGCCGACGCTGGTGACCACGGTTCTGGGGTCGTGCGTGGCCATCACCATGACCAGCAGGGAACGGGGCGTGGGCGCCATCTGCCATGCTTTCCTGCCGGACAGCAAGGAAAGCAAGAAAGATCAGCGCGACCCCCAGCCGTGCCGTTTCGTGAACACGGCCATCGAGAACATGCTGCAGGGCATGACCAAGCTGGGCGTTTCCATACCGGATCTGCAGGTCAAGCTTTTTGGCGGGGCCTCGGGCATTGCTGCGCAACGAGTTGAGGGCAGCACCTACAACGTGGGCAGGCGCAACGTGGAAGCCGCCCGCAGGATACTGGGCAACTGGGGCCTTTCCATCAGTACCGAGGACGTGGCCGGCAGTCAGGGACGCAAGCTGCATTTTCTTTCCAATACCGGGGAAATATGGATGAAGCGGCTGACCGGGCAGGCCATGCGCGGTCTGGTCTCCAACAGCAACGGTTCGGAAATTTCAAAGGCAAGGAAGCT